A portion of the Hyalangium minutum genome contains these proteins:
- a CDS encoding Uma2 family endonuclease, translated as MGRKPATYADLEALPENVVGELIAGELYVSPRPASRHARAASVLGVKLGGPFDLRDGGPGGWGILDEPELHFGEDALVPDLAGWRRERMPALPDTAAFELAPDWVCEVLSPSTASLDRTIKLPVYAREGVSHLWLVDPKARTLEVLRLDGERYTLLGKHEAGARVRAEPFEALELELAPLWEM; from the coding sequence ATGGGGCGCAAACCGGCCACGTACGCGGATCTGGAAGCGTTACCCGAGAACGTGGTGGGGGAGCTGATCGCTGGGGAGCTGTACGTCAGCCCTCGGCCAGCGTCGCGTCACGCCCGGGCCGCCTCTGTGCTGGGCGTCAAGCTAGGAGGCCCTTTTGACCTGCGAGATGGAGGTCCGGGAGGCTGGGGCATCCTCGACGAACCGGAACTTCACTTCGGGGAGGATGCGCTGGTGCCAGACTTGGCGGGCTGGAGGCGGGAACGGATGCCCGCGTTGCCGGACACCGCAGCCTTCGAGTTGGCACCGGATTGGGTGTGCGAGGTGCTCTCTCCGTCCACGGCCTCGCTGGATCGGACCATCAAACTCCCGGTGTATGCCCGTGAAGGGGTCAGCCATCTGTGGCTGGTGGACCCCAAGGCGCGCACGCTGGAGGTGCTCCGGCTCGACGGGGAGCGCTACACGCTCCTGGGCAAACACGAGGCAGGTGCCCGTGTTCGCGCGGAGCCCTTCGAGGCGCTCGAACTGGAGCTGGCCCCCCTCTGGGAGATGTAG